The Hippoglossus hippoglossus isolate fHipHip1 chromosome 19, fHipHip1.pri, whole genome shotgun sequence genome has a segment encoding these proteins:
- the zgc:56095 gene encoding ferritin, lower subunit isoform X2 yields MQSVVNQNLHAETEGDVNKLINLKLSASYTFLSLGMYFDRDDVALPKFSSFFLERSGKEREQAEKLLEYQNLRGGRILLQTIAKPSREDWRGGLDAMTFSLDYQKTLNTCILDVHRRASSHTDPHLCDFLEQPFLTDSHETIKKLGDYIGSLTRITASETHGAMGEYLFDKHTL; encoded by the exons atgcaGTCTGTGGTTAATCAAAACCTCCACGCGGAGACTGAAGGAGACGTCAACAAGCTCATCAACCTGAAGCTCAGTGCATCCTacaccttcctctctctg GGGATGTATTTTGACAGGGATGATGTAGCCCTGCCaaagttctccagcttcttcctgGAGCGCTcggggaaggagagggagcaAGCCGAGAAGCTGCTGGAATACCAGAACCTGAGAGGAGGCCGTATTCTGCTTCAGACTATCGCT AAACCAAGTAGAGAGGATTGGAGAGGTGGCCTGGATGCAATGACCTTTTCCCTCGACTATCAGAAGACCCTCAACACGTGCATCCTGGACGTGCACCGCAGAGCTAGCAGCCACACCGACCCTCAC CTGTGTGACTTCCTCGAGCAGCCCTTCCTCACTGACAGCCACGAGACCATCAAGAAGCTGGGCGACTACATTGGGAGTCTGACCCGCATCACCGCGTCCGAGACACATGGCGCTATGGGAGAATACCTCTTTGATAAACACACTCTGTAA